A window from Candidatus Nitrospira neomarina encodes these proteins:
- a CDS encoding LbtU family siderophore porin — translation MTILRVGFLGWALLMCLVLPNLATAQEEPSIPEKSSNGEDSSKDKLKRPPSTVRIYRSPEERREAAAGTQLTPWLKFGAVVDIEKEWQTNNFKNGIKTVDNPDTELAIELGFEITSIEWLEAELLFAIEDNGSEHYQEVDEGLIGVDLDDFGAKVGLLYLPFGEFYSHFVTGPLVEFAQTRGPGLIVDYTLWDALELSAYTFYGKVDKKGHSGRHQFDWGLAAEFVNEDESIRIGGGYISDLGEGDADFFLDFNNTFQQHVPGWTAHGLIALPPFEFTGEIVHATEAIKEFDQNADKPLTYNLELAYYPSQFPWIQFALRYEHSTELEDEPQEIYGIGTSLRPLDNLSLSFEYLRGTFKNNFSLDDNDNVQTSYDLIAIAATFLF, via the coding sequence ATGACAATTCTGAGAGTCGGTTTCTTAGGCTGGGCCCTGCTCATGTGTCTTGTGCTCCCCAACCTTGCCACTGCTCAGGAAGAACCTTCAATCCCGGAAAAATCGTCAAACGGGGAAGACTCTTCCAAGGACAAATTAAAAAGACCCCCATCCACAGTGAGAATTTACCGAAGCCCGGAAGAGCGAAGAGAGGCGGCCGCTGGAACACAACTCACGCCCTGGCTTAAATTTGGTGCGGTGGTGGACATTGAAAAGGAATGGCAGACCAATAATTTCAAAAATGGGATCAAGACGGTCGACAATCCGGATACCGAGTTGGCCATCGAACTCGGGTTCGAAATCACGTCAATTGAGTGGCTGGAAGCTGAACTGCTGTTCGCAATAGAGGACAATGGTAGCGAGCACTATCAGGAAGTTGATGAAGGACTCATCGGAGTGGACCTTGATGACTTTGGGGCAAAAGTGGGCTTGTTATACTTGCCGTTCGGAGAATTTTATTCTCACTTTGTCACGGGACCATTAGTGGAATTCGCTCAAACACGAGGACCCGGCCTGATCGTGGACTATACCCTGTGGGACGCGTTGGAACTATCCGCCTATACCTTTTATGGCAAGGTGGATAAAAAGGGGCACTCTGGCAGGCACCAATTTGATTGGGGGCTGGCCGCCGAGTTTGTGAATGAAGACGAATCGATTCGAATTGGTGGCGGATATATTTCGGATCTTGGAGAAGGCGATGCAGACTTCTTTCTTGACTTCAACAATACCTTTCAACAACATGTCCCGGGATGGACGGCCCATGGCCTCATAGCCTTGCCTCCTTTTGAGTTTACGGGAGAGATCGTGCATGCCACGGAGGCGATTAAGGAATTTGACCAGAATGCCGACAAACCCCTGACCTACAACCTTGAACTCGCGTACTATCCCTCACAATTCCCATGGATACAGTTTGCACTCCGGTACGAACATAGCACCGAATTGGAAGACGAACCTCAAGAGATCTATGGCATCGGGACAAGCTTACGGCCCCTTGATAACCTGAGCCTATCTTTTGAATATTTACGAGGGACATTTAAAAATAATTTTTCCCTCGATGACAACGACAATGTACAAACCAGCTACGATCTCATTGCCATTGCCGCCACCTTTCTATTTTAA
- a CDS encoding response regulator — protein MRILLIEDDQIIADFIQKGLREAGFAIDHFADGLIGLHAALTQEYDVGILDLMLPGLDGLSILDRLRQERKNLPIIILSAKRTVDDRITGLRHGGDDYLVKPFSFSELQARVESLLRRSQHVIEPTSLSFHDLTLDLLARTVVRSGKKIDLQPKEFALLEYMIRNAGHVVSKTMIMERVWDYNFDPGTNVVEARISKLREKVDRDFEFPLIHTVRGLGYVVKKNND, from the coding sequence ATGAGAATTCTTCTCATTGAAGATGATCAGATTATTGCGGACTTTATTCAGAAGGGTCTGAGGGAGGCGGGCTTTGCCATTGACCATTTTGCTGATGGGTTGATTGGACTTCATGCCGCCCTGACGCAGGAATACGATGTGGGAATCCTTGATCTCATGTTACCCGGATTGGATGGCCTGTCCATTCTTGATCGCTTACGCCAGGAGCGGAAGAATCTCCCCATCATTATCTTGAGTGCTAAGCGAACGGTTGATGACCGTATTACTGGGCTGAGGCATGGGGGAGATGATTATCTCGTCAAACCCTTTTCATTTAGCGAATTGCAGGCACGAGTGGAGTCTTTGCTTCGAAGATCGCAGCATGTCATTGAACCCACAAGTCTTTCTTTTCATGATCTCACGTTGGACCTGTTAGCGCGAACCGTCGTTCGTTCGGGAAAGAAAATTGATCTCCAACCCAAGGAATTCGCCTTACTGGAATATATGATTCGTAACGCAGGCCATGTGGTGTCCAAAACCATGATTATGGAGCGTGTGTGGGATTACAACTTTGATCCCGGTACCAATGTTGTGGAAGCCCGTATCAGCAAGCTTCGTGAAAAAGTGGACAGGGATTTTGAGTTTCCCCTTATTCACACCGTTCGGGGTCTGGGATATGTCGTAAAGAAAAACAATGATTAA
- a CDS encoding HAMP domain-containing sensor histidine kinase, whose translation MIKLPNTLSFRLTFWYASTFLVCLVGAVLALYVYLDTIFNHRMDEDLKEDIAEFAEFLDEGGLEKVIAEIIREINSSDETEVFLRVLDQKGKVVFSTDVSEWEDLDAKTASTFQNNMTPTTPVLKTVEFPHHDYPVRMVLSQIGQDMVLLIGETLEKKEEIMELLFKVFAGMVFLGIPLSCGVGWMIARKAVSGIEEVSRAAKDIERGNLDRQVTVRAGEEEIQTLMDTFNAMAARIRGLIREMREMTDNIAHDLRSPLARIRAMSEGALAETNSAMNDRGLATETMRECDRLMHLINTTLDMAEVDAGVINGSKEPVDLSKLLTDLCELFEAVAEEKHITFKVSIDPNCRIYGIKHHLQRMVANLLDNAMKYTQSGGQVSIELSRSPHNCRLTITDTGVGIPLSDQPRVFDRFFRCEHSRSQEGCGLGLSFARSVARAHGGDITVTSESSQGSSFTSIFSIVTSAS comes from the coding sequence ATGATTAAGCTTCCCAATACCCTGAGTTTTCGTCTGACCTTCTGGTACGCCTCGACCTTCCTGGTCTGTCTGGTGGGGGCTGTTTTGGCTTTATACGTCTACCTAGACACTATTTTTAATCATCGCATGGATGAAGACTTAAAGGAAGATATCGCGGAATTTGCGGAGTTTTTGGATGAAGGGGGATTGGAAAAAGTTATCGCGGAAATAATACGGGAAATCAATTCAAGTGATGAAACCGAGGTTTTTTTACGGGTATTGGACCAGAAGGGAAAGGTCGTGTTTAGTACCGATGTTTCGGAGTGGGAAGACCTCGACGCCAAAACGGCCTCAACTTTCCAAAACAATATGACCCCAACCACTCCGGTGTTGAAAACCGTAGAATTCCCTCACCATGATTATCCCGTCAGGATGGTGTTGAGCCAAATTGGTCAGGATATGGTGTTGCTGATCGGTGAAACGCTAGAGAAAAAAGAAGAAATTATGGAGCTGTTGTTTAAGGTCTTTGCCGGGATGGTTTTTCTGGGCATTCCCTTATCGTGCGGGGTGGGGTGGATGATTGCCAGGAAAGCGGTCAGTGGAATAGAGGAGGTGAGCCGCGCGGCCAAGGATATCGAGCGAGGCAATCTGGATCGCCAGGTGACCGTCAGGGCGGGGGAGGAGGAAATTCAAACGCTGATGGATACCTTTAACGCCATGGCGGCACGCATTCGAGGCCTCATCCGTGAAATGCGGGAAATGACAGACAATATTGCCCATGATTTGCGTAGTCCTCTGGCACGCATTCGAGCCATGTCCGAGGGGGCGCTCGCCGAAACCAATTCGGCTATGAACGATAGGGGGCTGGCCACCGAAACCATGAGAGAATGCGATCGTCTCATGCATCTCATTAACACCACTCTGGATATGGCTGAAGTCGACGCCGGAGTTATCAATGGGTCGAAAGAACCGGTTGACCTTTCGAAACTGTTGACCGATCTCTGTGAACTATTCGAGGCCGTGGCCGAAGAAAAACACATCACCTTTAAGGTATCTATCGATCCGAATTGCCGAATTTACGGGATCAAGCACCATCTTCAGCGGATGGTGGCCAATCTGTTGGATAATGCCATGAAATATACCCAATCCGGCGGGCAGGTCAGTATTGAGTTAAGCCGATCTCCACATAACTGTCGTCTCACGATTACGGATACGGGTGTTGGCATTCCGCTATCCGATCAACCCCGCGTATTTGACCGGTTCTTCCGATGTGAGCACAGCCGCTCGCAAGAGGGTTGTGGCTTGGGATTAAGTTTTGCCCGTTCCGTGGCACGAGCGCATGGTGGCGATATCACCGTCACAAGTGAATCCTCCCAAGGCAGTAGCTTTACCAGTATCTTCTCCATTGTCACTTCTGCATCCTGA
- a CDS encoding efflux RND transporter permease subunit, whose amino-acid sequence MIGRLVELSLVQRALVCTFGVFLLFGGLYAFHILDVVAYPDPSPPFVEVISQKSGWSAEEMERIITIPIETALQGIPGLTNVRSLSLFGLSELKVYFEFGTNWYAVRQEVLNRLHTVDLPDGVKPELSPWWAIAEIYRYELVGDGYSLTDLKTIQDWQVRREFKQVPGIIDVTAFGGTTKEYHVDLDPGALLTYGVTLAQIKAALANSNANVGGSYLALGPQSYNVRGVGFIDSLDDIAKVVVAVKDGTPIFIENLGKVSIGTAIRLGQVGINEVEDTLEGVILLQRDTQALPTLARVNQKVQDLNQKKLPAGVQIKTIYDRTTMINTVIETVVHILINGMVLVLIVLLFFLGHFRTALIVACTIPLALLFTFSAMVIMGQSANLISLGAIDFGIIVDAPLVMVESIFFYLCHHAKPGVTPPQLIARAARHVGRPILFSTVIIVVAFIPLFTMTGVPGKIFAPMSITYGLALAGSLLLACTLAPAMCSFLLNGPMREQEPQLVSMLRQTYMGALRWGLYHQKQVLSAVGMLLAVTVLALNFMGGEFMPALEEGNLWVRIRMPIDIRFDDAAALASRMRKMFMESPEVATAVSQLGRPDDGTDPESFFNVEYYVNLKPRAEWRPELTKEGLIEEIEGRLETIPGLKVNFSQLIQDSVEEAMSGVKSENSIKLYGHNLTELQSLAEKVEGELKNIRGVKELSINRTMGQPNLLIQVDRQACARYGIQVGDVNAMVQAAIGGEAVTEVIEGDRRFELVVRFLPQYRQDETTIGQIQVSSPEGVGIPLKQLATIVRQTGAFMIYRENHERYIPIMFSIRDRDLVSTIQEAQGHLEDRITLPEGYHLEWAGQYDQLVKEQQRLMIVVPLTMILILFLLYLTFGSFRYAFIVLATVPFAMIGGVLSLVLTHTPFSISAAVGFISTLGIAILGGVLIVSSIRELEQNGIPLKEAILSGAELQMRPVLMATLGAALGLVPAALASGIGSEAQKPLARVVVGGMLTATFLILFVVPILYQMSSQYSTKRSRPQPDSEEQELINQITTPSREHP is encoded by the coding sequence ATGATCGGCAGACTTGTCGAGCTGTCACTCGTCCAACGTGCTCTGGTCTGCACATTCGGGGTCTTCCTGCTTTTTGGAGGCCTCTATGCCTTTCATATTCTTGACGTGGTCGCCTACCCGGATCCCTCGCCGCCCTTTGTCGAAGTCATTTCTCAGAAATCGGGATGGTCCGCCGAAGAAATGGAGCGAATCATCACCATTCCCATTGAAACCGCTCTCCAGGGCATTCCCGGCCTTACCAATGTACGTTCCTTGTCTCTTTTTGGATTAAGTGAACTCAAGGTCTATTTTGAATTTGGCACCAATTGGTATGCCGTCCGCCAGGAAGTGCTGAATCGGCTCCACACCGTTGATTTGCCCGATGGCGTCAAACCGGAACTCTCTCCCTGGTGGGCCATCGCAGAAATTTATCGATACGAATTAGTGGGAGACGGCTATTCTCTCACCGACCTCAAAACCATCCAGGACTGGCAGGTCCGGCGTGAATTTAAACAAGTACCGGGCATCATTGATGTGACAGCGTTTGGAGGGACCACAAAAGAATATCACGTGGACCTGGATCCCGGCGCCCTGCTCACCTATGGAGTCACTCTTGCTCAGATCAAAGCCGCCCTCGCCAATAGCAATGCCAATGTCGGCGGCAGTTATTTGGCCTTAGGACCCCAAAGTTACAATGTCAGGGGAGTGGGATTTATCGACAGCTTGGACGACATAGCCAAGGTCGTCGTGGCGGTCAAAGATGGCACTCCCATCTTTATTGAAAATCTCGGGAAAGTATCCATTGGTACTGCGATCCGTTTGGGACAAGTCGGCATTAACGAGGTGGAGGACACTCTGGAAGGGGTGATTCTTCTGCAACGGGACACACAGGCTCTGCCCACCCTGGCACGCGTCAATCAAAAGGTACAGGACTTAAACCAAAAAAAACTCCCCGCAGGGGTCCAAATTAAAACCATTTATGACCGGACCACCATGATCAACACCGTCATTGAGACGGTCGTGCACATATTAATCAACGGCATGGTACTGGTGCTCATCGTTCTCCTGTTTTTCCTGGGACATTTCCGGACCGCCCTGATCGTCGCCTGTACCATTCCACTTGCTCTGCTGTTCACCTTTTCCGCCATGGTCATCATGGGACAATCCGCTAATCTCATTTCTCTGGGTGCGATTGATTTCGGGATTATCGTCGATGCCCCCCTGGTCATGGTCGAAAGCATTTTCTTTTATCTATGCCACCATGCCAAACCCGGGGTCACCCCTCCTCAGCTCATTGCGAGGGCCGCCCGACATGTAGGACGACCGATCTTATTTTCGACGGTGATTATCGTGGTGGCGTTCATTCCCCTTTTCACCATGACAGGGGTCCCGGGGAAAATTTTTGCGCCCATGTCCATTACCTATGGCCTGGCCCTGGCCGGCTCCCTGCTGCTGGCCTGCACCCTTGCCCCGGCCATGTGTTCCTTCCTGCTCAATGGACCCATGCGGGAACAGGAACCCCAACTGGTTTCCATGCTCAGGCAAACCTATATGGGGGCTCTTCGCTGGGGACTTTATCATCAGAAACAGGTGCTAAGCGCGGTGGGAATGCTATTGGCCGTGACCGTATTAGCACTCAACTTCATGGGTGGAGAATTCATGCCGGCGTTAGAGGAAGGGAATCTCTGGGTGCGGATTCGCATGCCGATCGATATCCGGTTTGACGATGCCGCAGCCTTGGCCAGCCGCATGCGGAAAATGTTTATGGAATCCCCCGAAGTAGCCACTGCAGTCTCACAGCTCGGACGCCCGGATGATGGAACAGACCCCGAAAGTTTTTTTAATGTGGAATATTACGTCAATCTCAAACCCCGGGCTGAATGGCGCCCAGAGCTGACTAAAGAAGGTCTGATCGAAGAAATTGAGGGACGCCTTGAAACGATCCCCGGCCTCAAGGTCAACTTCTCACAACTCATCCAAGACAGTGTGGAAGAAGCCATGTCGGGCGTGAAGAGCGAAAATTCCATTAAACTCTACGGGCACAACCTCACAGAACTTCAATCCCTTGCGGAAAAAGTAGAGGGTGAACTCAAAAACATCCGCGGAGTGAAGGAACTCAGCATCAACCGGACCATGGGACAACCCAACCTCCTGATTCAAGTTGACCGGCAAGCCTGCGCCCGTTACGGCATACAAGTCGGCGATGTGAATGCGATGGTTCAGGCCGCCATCGGGGGGGAAGCCGTCACGGAAGTGATCGAAGGGGACCGGCGATTTGAATTAGTAGTTCGGTTCCTTCCCCAATATCGACAAGACGAAACCACGATTGGGCAGATCCAGGTCAGTTCTCCCGAAGGAGTCGGCATTCCCCTTAAACAATTAGCCACGATTGTTCGGCAAACCGGTGCCTTTATGATTTATCGAGAAAATCACGAGCGATATATCCCTATTATGTTCAGCATCCGTGACCGGGATCTGGTGAGTACGATTCAAGAAGCCCAAGGACACCTCGAAGACCGGATCACACTCCCAGAAGGGTATCATCTCGAATGGGCGGGGCAATATGACCAATTGGTCAAAGAACAACAACGCCTGATGATTGTCGTACCCCTTACCATGATCCTGATTCTCTTTTTGCTGTACCTCACGTTTGGTTCCTTCCGGTACGCCTTTATCGTGCTCGCCACGGTTCCCTTTGCCATGATCGGAGGGGTACTCTCTCTGGTCCTGACCCATACCCCCTTTAGCATTTCCGCGGCCGTAGGATTCATTTCCACATTGGGGATCGCCATTCTTGGAGGCGTCCTAATCGTCTCCAGTATCCGGGAGTTGGAACAAAACGGCATCCCTCTCAAGGAGGCCATCCTTTCAGGAGCGGAGTTGCAGATGCGACCGGTGTTAATGGCCACTCTGGGTGCCGCGCTGGGACTAGTTCCCGCCGCGCTCGCAAGTGGTATCGGTTCCGAGGCTCAAAAACCCTTGGCCCGCGTGGTTGTGGGGGGCATGTTAACCGCCACCTTCCTCATTTTATTCGTTGTTCCCATCCTGTACCAAATGAGCAGTCAGTACTCAACGAAGCGATCCCGACCTCAACCCGATTCCGAAGAACAGGAACTTATCAACCAGATCACTACACCTAGCCGTGAGCATCCGTAA
- a CDS encoding efflux RND transporter periplasmic adaptor subunit, with product MTPGPRLYPCVLFMMILSGFACTQESPSETSATTDLAPARSDKAHRSLTSAGTQIVTAKVTVGPSHPVLSLAGKVSYGEDRYSKVSSALVGRVQKIHGQLGDFVKAGDLLVTIESPEIASAYSEFIKEHSDLSYAQRSYSLAKDLYEIKALPQKDLKQAENDFVKAKAEFRRAREKLLAFQVSKEELDKPIADQTITSTYQIRSPLSGTIVDRAVTPGQSVSGDPNQVLFTVADLSTVQVIADVYERDLGLVQIKQRATVTVEAYPETAFPATISAIGDVVDQTTRTIKLRAVVDNSGRKLKPGMFSRLNVKLSESLPYPLIPQEAVVEIDGKMYVYVADGENHYMKRPVKTGLPSSGHMPVLHGLEAGETIVVKGVVLLKGQDMNVEDEGLSSEHLAPTSPPKS from the coding sequence ATGACACCCGGACCTCGTTTATACCCGTGCGTTCTTTTTATGATGATTCTCAGCGGGTTCGCCTGCACCCAGGAAAGCCCATCAGAAACCTCAGCGACGACGGACCTGGCCCCTGCGAGAAGCGACAAGGCACACCGCTCCCTTACATCAGCGGGGACACAAATTGTCACAGCCAAAGTGACCGTTGGGCCCTCCCACCCCGTCTTATCCTTAGCAGGAAAAGTGTCCTATGGGGAGGATCGATATTCAAAAGTCTCTTCAGCCCTGGTCGGTCGGGTACAAAAAATACATGGACAATTGGGAGATTTCGTGAAAGCGGGAGATCTCCTGGTCACCATTGAAAGTCCAGAGATTGCTTCGGCGTATTCGGAATTCATCAAAGAACATTCTGACCTATCTTACGCCCAACGGTCTTACAGTCTGGCCAAAGACCTGTATGAGATCAAAGCGCTCCCTCAAAAAGATTTAAAGCAGGCCGAAAACGATTTCGTGAAAGCCAAAGCGGAATTCCGGAGAGCCCGGGAAAAGCTCCTGGCCTTTCAAGTTTCCAAGGAGGAACTCGATAAACCCATAGCCGACCAAACGATTACGTCAACCTATCAAATACGAAGTCCCCTTTCCGGCACCATTGTGGATCGGGCCGTGACGCCGGGCCAATCGGTCAGCGGGGATCCCAATCAAGTACTCTTTACGGTAGCGGACTTAAGCACCGTGCAAGTCATTGCAGACGTCTACGAACGAGATCTGGGACTTGTGCAAATCAAACAACGAGCGACGGTAACCGTCGAAGCCTATCCCGAAACAGCATTTCCAGCCACCATCTCAGCCATCGGGGATGTCGTGGATCAAACAACCCGGACCATTAAACTCCGCGCGGTCGTGGACAATAGCGGTCGCAAACTCAAGCCGGGGATGTTTTCCCGTTTGAATGTCAAACTGAGCGAGAGCCTCCCCTACCCTCTTATTCCTCAAGAAGCCGTAGTGGAAATTGACGGCAAGATGTATGTCTATGTCGCGGATGGCGAAAATCATTATATGAAACGTCCGGTCAAAACCGGACTCCCCTCCTCCGGCCACATGCCCGTCCTCCACGGTCTCGAGGCAGGCGAAACAATCGTCGTAAAAGGGGTCGTGCTCCTCAAAGGCCAGGACATGAATGTCGAGGACGAGGGATTGTCCTCGGAACATCTTGCCCCCACTTCTCCCCCGAAATCATGA
- a CDS encoding TolC family protein, whose product MTFLIRFIHCLFLTVVMGGGLLETAWAQPDSTKALKQPPGTASTTVTLSLNDSLSLFLEKNLDLLMTKYGIDNAKGIAITAKLFPNPTFLLYGGAAFTSKQTFAGTRYITPQLEQMFLLAGKRGYRMESAGYGIQASEATFTDAIRQLTLTLKDTYYQVQLASRRLDLAKDNQERFQRILAIGELRFKKGFIAEVDLIRLRLQAVDFGAQVIKFTQEVQTALADLRLLLAFPPTMDLVLTSDLIYKRVAPDMERLRTEALNKRPDLQARRFVLSQQQTNLKLAKSLRIPDPIVGGAFTMQGPQGGSNQQLYSLNLEVPLPVFDRNQGGIAQAEIAIQVAQVDLHKTTLEVQNEIEVNYRNLIQSQRLVEAYQAGVLDDAQTTFSILEKAYQKGGVTLIDLLDAARTSQTILQNYLEALFDYQRNLFLLERAAGQDIL is encoded by the coding sequence ATGACATTCCTCATACGTTTCATCCACTGCCTGTTTCTTACGGTGGTCATGGGGGGGGGTCTACTCGAAACCGCATGGGCGCAACCGGATTCAACCAAAGCTTTAAAGCAGCCACCAGGCACAGCATCCACCACGGTGACCTTGAGCTTGAACGATTCTTTATCCTTGTTCTTGGAAAAAAATCTTGATCTATTAATGACGAAATATGGGATCGATAATGCCAAGGGAATCGCCATCACGGCGAAACTTTTTCCCAACCCGACTTTTTTACTTTATGGAGGAGCCGCATTTACCAGTAAGCAAACCTTTGCAGGCACTCGCTATATCACTCCACAGCTCGAACAGATGTTTTTACTTGCCGGGAAACGGGGCTATCGGATGGAAAGCGCGGGCTATGGCATTCAGGCTTCTGAGGCGACATTCACGGATGCCATTCGTCAACTGACGCTCACCCTGAAAGACACCTATTACCAGGTCCAATTGGCCTCCCGGCGTCTTGATCTTGCGAAAGATAATCAGGAGCGGTTTCAGCGGATCCTAGCCATAGGGGAATTACGCTTTAAAAAAGGCTTCATTGCCGAAGTAGATCTCATTCGTCTGCGCCTCCAGGCAGTAGATTTCGGAGCACAGGTCATCAAATTTACGCAGGAAGTCCAAACCGCACTCGCCGACCTCCGACTACTCCTGGCCTTCCCGCCCACAATGGATCTGGTGTTAACCTCCGACCTCATTTATAAACGGGTCGCACCTGACATGGAAAGACTTCGGACGGAAGCGTTGAACAAACGTCCGGACCTTCAAGCCAGACGGTTCGTCCTCTCCCAGCAACAAACCAATTTAAAATTAGCCAAATCACTCAGGATTCCCGATCCCATTGTCGGAGGCGCATTCACCATGCAGGGGCCGCAAGGCGGGAGCAACCAACAATTGTATAGCCTCAACCTGGAAGTGCCGCTCCCGGTCTTTGACCGCAATCAGGGAGGCATTGCTCAGGCCGAAATCGCCATTCAAGTCGCGCAAGTCGATCTTCACAAGACAACCTTGGAAGTACAAAATGAGATTGAAGTGAATTACCGGAATTTAATCCAATCTCAACGTTTGGTGGAGGCCTATCAAGCAGGAGTGCTGGACGATGCCCAAACCACATTCTCCATTCTTGAGAAAGCCTATCAAAAGGGTGGGGTCACGCTCATAGATTTGCTCGATGCCGCCCGCACCTCACAGACCATTCTTCAAAACTATTTGGAAGCCCTCTTTGATTACCAACGCAACCTATTCCTCTTAGAACGAGCGGCCGGCCAGGATATTTTATGA
- the mgtE gene encoding magnesium transporter, giving the protein MTPPATTEQMHQAFIAKFPDEAAHVFESYDPQEVIPILAELPPTMIAKVLSVMSPSLAADLLGIIPQPLLLSALPHLQPAVAASLLQRMPDETRVAILAALPLHVSADIGPFMEYSEDSVGMLMDVKFFALPEDLTVEEAIRQVRTHDTQHLNEIYIIDRRQILVGVLSLRNLFLAPPKKSLAVLMKRELPTIHPLENQEQVVEICNEWKVLTIPVTDLDGRLLGVISSQDIIQVEKEEATISMQTMVGASKDERALSPPGFAIRKRLPWLQINLLTAFLAAFVVGLFEDTIARFTALAVLLPVVAGQSGNTGAQALAVVMRGLALRDIRPSQWLRVTLKESYVALANGVAVAATTCTAVFVWSQSWGLTMVIGVSMIISMVMAGFSGAIIPIILRSLKQDPAQSSSIILTTVTDVAGFFSFLGLATLFSSFLG; this is encoded by the coding sequence ATGACGCCACCTGCAACGACTGAACAGATGCATCAGGCTTTTATTGCCAAATTTCCGGATGAAGCCGCCCATGTGTTTGAATCCTACGATCCTCAGGAGGTGATCCCCATACTTGCCGAGCTCCCGCCCACCATGATCGCAAAGGTCCTCTCGGTCATGTCACCCTCATTGGCCGCCGACCTGCTCGGAATCATTCCGCAACCGTTACTCCTGAGTGCGCTTCCTCACCTCCAACCCGCAGTGGCCGCCTCTCTCCTCCAACGAATGCCCGATGAGACTCGTGTAGCCATTTTGGCTGCCCTACCCCTGCACGTCTCAGCCGACATTGGACCATTCATGGAGTATTCGGAGGATTCGGTCGGCATGCTCATGGACGTCAAATTCTTTGCGCTCCCGGAAGACCTCACCGTCGAGGAAGCCATCCGACAGGTTCGCACCCATGACACCCAGCATCTCAATGAAATCTACATTATTGATCGGCGCCAGATCCTTGTGGGCGTCCTATCCCTCAGGAATTTGTTTTTAGCCCCTCCAAAAAAGAGTCTTGCGGTCTTGATGAAACGAGAATTACCGACCATTCATCCCTTGGAAAATCAGGAACAAGTCGTAGAAATTTGCAACGAATGGAAGGTCCTGACTATTCCGGTCACCGATTTGGACGGCCGCCTCCTCGGGGTCATTAGCAGTCAAGACATCATTCAGGTCGAAAAAGAAGAGGCCACCATTAGCATGCAAACCATGGTGGGTGCCAGTAAGGACGAACGAGCCCTGTCGCCGCCCGGATTCGCCATTCGAAAACGTCTCCCCTGGCTGCAAATCAATCTCCTCACAGCCTTTTTGGCAGCATTTGTGGTGGGGTTATTTGAGGACACCATTGCCAGATTTACGGCTTTGGCCGTTTTGCTCCCTGTCGTGGCCGGGCAATCGGGGAACACAGGCGCTCAAGCGCTTGCGGTAGTCATGCGTGGATTAGCGTTGCGGGATATCCGTCCTTCCCAATGGCTCCGCGTGACCTTGAAAGAATCCTATGTCGCCTTGGCCAATGGCGTGGCAGTGGCCGCGACGACCTGTACCGCCGTATTTGTCTGGAGCCAATCCTGGGGATTAACCATGGTCATCGGCGTCTCCATGATTATCTCCATGGTCATGGCCGGATTTTCCGGGGCAATCATTCCCATCATCCTTCGATCCCTGAAACAAGATCCGGCTCAATCATCATCAATCATCTTAACCACCGTAACCGATGTGGCAGGATTTTTTAGTTTTTTAGGACTTGCCACGCTTTTTTCCAGCTTTTTGGGTTAA